In Candidatus Saccharibacteria bacterium oral taxon 488, a single window of DNA contains:
- a CDS encoding RNA methyltransferase → MQDTRNVIDKFKGQSEAEIIKELDAKDHGLVIALENTERDFNMGTIVRSANAFGVRQIYVIGRRQWNKRGAMMTDKYLHVHYVGSTAEFVELMRSEGRIIIAIDNIPGSINMSETTLPKRVVLVFGQEGPGISEEMAQAADKMVAIEQFGSTRSINVGAAATVAMYCWLQQHVLG, encoded by the coding sequence ATGCAAGATACGCGAAATGTGATTGACAAATTCAAAGGTCAGAGCGAGGCGGAGATTATAAAAGAGCTGGACGCCAAGGATCATGGCTTGGTGATTGCTCTGGAGAACACCGAGCGGGATTTTAATATGGGGACGATCGTCAGGAGTGCCAATGCGTTTGGCGTGCGGCAGATTTATGTCATCGGGCGGCGGCAGTGGAACAAGCGCGGCGCCATGATGACGGATAAATATTTGCACGTGCATTATGTTGGTTCGACAGCGGAGTTTGTTGAGTTAATGCGGTCTGAAGGCAGGATAATCATCGCGATTGATAATATCCCGGGCAGTATCAATATGTCGGAGACGACCTTGCCGAAGCGCGTGGTGCTGGTGTTTGGCCAGGAAGGGCCGGGCATTTCCGAGGAGATGGCGCAGGCGGCGGACAAGATGGTTGCCATTGAGCAATTTGGCTCAACCCGCTCCATCAACGTCGGCGCGGCAGCGACTGTGGCGATGTATTGCTGGTTGCAGCAGCATGTGCTCGGTTGA
- a CDS encoding FAD-binding oxidoreductase, with product MNKVATYLNEHLTGEVVMHDGALADAQRDGSVLARQPELIARVADTSDVRKVLRFCSQLAEKGHVLPVYARGHGTDSTGAAIGRGIAIDMAAHMHNVVGIDAKQQLIHLQSGISHRAAQAVLSTHKGLGLPEISLTGEDGTIGGAISTEATGMLSSAYGLLSQSIHQMEVVLSSGDIVQTGRLSKRELSKKKGLATFEGELYRQLDNLITDNEALIARIDASAPEMAGFSSIAQVRQRDGSFDLTPLFVGAQGSLGIIGELIMKADFIHPELTVVSAAYSSMNAAQAAVDTALQAGASTVELIDGRLFSRAAAQGKKLAWAPKECYRGGVVVALFHAFSDRARNKATKKLLRALRGGTAVQVELRDMEMKEAFTLHSVLTLAEHPADEHGVVPQVFSGMWLPGVQLDGFIKSMRALEKEYGVAMPLFIDATTGMINSYPVFSSKKVSDRQRILKLCSDMARIVTSHEGSFAGFGGEGRLKAAFVQPTLTPEERDLYAKIKHIFDPKGILAPGIKTAVPMKQLAEELNAWCRLAG from the coding sequence ATGAATAAGGTTGCGACGTATTTGAATGAACATCTGACGGGTGAAGTGGTGATGCATGACGGTGCTTTGGCGGATGCGCAGCGGGACGGGAGCGTGCTGGCGCGGCAGCCGGAGTTGATCGCACGAGTGGCGGACACGAGTGATGTGCGCAAGGTTTTGCGGTTTTGTTCGCAGCTGGCGGAGAAGGGTCACGTCCTGCCGGTGTATGCGCGCGGACATGGCACGGATAGTACGGGCGCGGCGATCGGGCGCGGTATCGCCATCGACATGGCGGCACACATGCATAATGTCGTCGGAATTGATGCTAAGCAGCAGCTAATTCACCTCCAGTCGGGTATTTCTCATAGAGCAGCGCAAGCGGTGCTGTCAACGCATAAGGGTTTGGGTCTGCCGGAAATTTCATTGACGGGTGAGGACGGCACGATTGGCGGTGCGATTAGTACTGAGGCGACCGGCATGCTGTCCTCGGCGTACGGTCTATTGAGTCAGTCAATTCACCAGATGGAAGTTGTCTTATCAAGTGGCGATATCGTGCAGACTGGCCGGCTGTCAAAGCGCGAGCTGAGCAAGAAAAAGGGCCTGGCAACATTTGAGGGCGAATTGTACCGGCAGCTGGATAATTTGATAACGGATAATGAAGCGCTGATTGCTCGGATTGATGCTAGCGCGCCAGAGATGGCCGGCTTTTCGAGTATCGCCCAGGTGCGGCAGCGCGATGGTTCGTTTGACCTCACGCCGCTGTTTGTCGGCGCTCAAGGCAGCCTCGGTATTATCGGCGAGCTAATTATGAAGGCTGACTTCATCCATCCAGAACTGACCGTAGTGAGCGCCGCGTATAGTTCAATGAATGCAGCGCAGGCGGCGGTTGACACGGCGCTGCAAGCGGGCGCCTCGACGGTCGAGCTGATCGACGGGCGACTCTTTTCGCGGGCAGCGGCGCAGGGTAAAAAACTAGCATGGGCGCCAAAAGAATGCTATCGCGGTGGCGTGGTGGTGGCGCTCTTTCACGCGTTTTCGGACCGGGCGCGCAACAAGGCCACCAAAAAGCTACTGCGCGCGCTTCGCGGTGGTACAGCCGTGCAGGTTGAGCTACGCGATATGGAAATGAAAGAGGCATTTACGCTGCATTCAGTGCTGACTCTGGCGGAGCATCCCGCCGATGAGCACGGTGTCGTGCCGCAGGTATTCTCGGGGATGTGGCTGCCGGGCGTGCAGCTGGACGGCTTTATCAAGTCGATGCGCGCACTCGAGAAAGAGTATGGCGTGGCCATGCCGCTGTTTATTGACGCGACGACTGGTATGATCAATAGCTATCCGGTATTCTCGAGCAAAAAGGTCAGTGACCGCCAACGTATCCTCAAACTCTGCTCGGATATGGCGCGGATCGTGACTAGCCATGAAGGGTCGTTTGCGGGATTTGGCGGCGAGGGTCGGCTCAAGGCGGCATTTGTTCAGCCAACGCTCACACCCGAGGAGCGTGATCTGTATGCAAAAATCAAGCATATCTTTGATCCAAAAGGCATCCTCGCGCCAGGCATCAAGACTGCCGTGCCGATGAAGCAGCTGGCAGAAGAGTTAAATGCTTGGTGCCGGCTGGCGGGCTGA
- a CDS encoding helix-turn-helix transcriptional regulator — MYIPTQNGIEKVVHSVRYTEAAPPDTLAELVHCFWWLQTDMLLPSDFHYHVLPDACVDIVFDLSSRRIATIMTPYTTSTTLNLGKSFRYVGIRLLPGVWRDDIANVVGGHVDVSQIGTQQIAEVYDRLCGRSSFAQQKVLVQFTKNLTAENVIAPNKYITMILDQLDTIHTVADMAHVVNLSPRQLQRIFKQMIGFSPHDFLKVVRLQQSFNQHYLTIYTDQSHFIRSFRRITGYTPKSYAGTFDV; from the coding sequence ATGTATATACCCACTCAGAATGGGATAGAAAAAGTGGTGCATTCGGTACGATATACCGAGGCAGCACCGCCAGACACGTTAGCGGAATTAGTGCATTGTTTTTGGTGGCTACAGACTGATATGTTGCTACCGAGCGATTTTCATTACCATGTGCTGCCCGATGCTTGTGTGGATATCGTGTTTGACTTATCATCTCGTCGGATAGCGACGATTATGACACCATATACCACATCTACTACGTTAAATCTCGGTAAATCATTCCGTTATGTCGGCATACGGCTGTTGCCGGGTGTGTGGCGGGACGATATAGCAAATGTCGTGGGCGGCCACGTTGATGTGTCACAGATAGGAACTCAGCAGATAGCTGAAGTTTATGACCGTCTATGTGGGCGGTCATCTTTCGCCCAACAAAAGGTGCTGGTGCAATTTACTAAGAATCTAACTGCTGAAAATGTGATAGCACCAAACAAATATATTACGATGATTCTTGATCAGTTAGATACTATACATACCGTAGCGGATATGGCGCATGTAGTAAATCTATCGCCTCGGCAGCTTCAGCGTATTTTTAAGCAAATGATAGGTTTTTCTCCGCACGATTTTCTTAAAGTTGTTCGATTACAACAATCATTCAACCAGCATTATCTCACAATATATACCGACCAATCGCACTTTATCCGCTCGTTTCGGAGAATTACTGGCTATACACCGAAAAGCTACGCAGGAACATTTGATGTCTGA
- the tig gene encoding trigger factor, translated as MKTTVKKLSDTKVCLTITLGADELNAAEQVALTKMARDLKVPGFRKGKVPVSVAAKHVNPMVLQEQVLDNALSKAVAEAFMNEKLQALERPSVEVKKFVPNQEVEFTAEATVVPPVKLGDYKKLKAKPQAVKVDAKDVDEIIERMQQNFVDKAEVKRAAQEGDEAIIDFVGKKDGVAFDGGSAKDFALKLGGGQFIPGFEEGVVGHKAGETFELDLEFPKDYHAENLAGAKVVFSVTLHKVNELKLPELNDEFAAKCGPFTDIKELKADIKREITAQKEREAKEKLKDELVAELADSSKVALPELLIDDQMRSIEQDLMQNLSYRGLTMDSYLKTQGFKDKADWQKKEARPAAEKRVKAGLVLAELSKELGVEVSREELDAQISTFKQQYGKDAKLAARFDDPNVHRDIANRMITDKTIDKLVELNSK; from the coding sequence ATGAAGACGACTGTAAAGAAACTATCAGATACCAAGGTTTGTTTGACGATTACGCTGGGAGCGGACGAGCTGAATGCGGCTGAACAGGTGGCGCTGACCAAGATGGCGCGCGACCTCAAGGTGCCGGGATTTCGTAAGGGTAAAGTACCGGTCAGCGTGGCTGCTAAGCACGTCAATCCAATGGTGCTCCAGGAGCAGGTGCTAGACAACGCGCTGTCCAAGGCGGTCGCCGAGGCCTTTATGAACGAGAAGCTGCAGGCGCTAGAGCGGCCGAGCGTTGAGGTCAAGAAATTTGTCCCCAATCAAGAAGTCGAGTTCACCGCCGAGGCGACCGTTGTGCCGCCGGTCAAATTAGGTGATTACAAAAAGCTCAAGGCTAAGCCTCAGGCCGTCAAGGTTGATGCCAAGGACGTCGACGAAATCATCGAGCGAATGCAGCAGAATTTTGTCGATAAAGCCGAGGTCAAGCGTGCGGCTCAAGAAGGTGATGAGGCGATCATCGACTTTGTCGGCAAGAAAGACGGCGTGGCGTTTGACGGCGGTTCGGCCAAGGACTTTGCCCTGAAGCTGGGCGGTGGTCAGTTTATCCCCGGTTTTGAAGAGGGCGTGGTTGGTCACAAGGCCGGCGAGACATTTGAGCTTGATCTCGAATTTCCGAAGGATTACCATGCTGAAAATCTGGCCGGTGCCAAGGTAGTGTTTAGTGTGACGCTGCACAAAGTAAATGAGCTGAAGTTACCGGAACTTAATGATGAATTTGCCGCCAAATGCGGCCCGTTCACCGACATCAAAGAGCTCAAGGCGGACATCAAGCGCGAGATTACTGCGCAAAAAGAGCGCGAGGCCAAGGAGAAGCTCAAGGATGAGCTGGTGGCGGAATTGGCGGATAGCTCCAAGGTGGCGCTGCCAGAGCTATTGATCGACGATCAGATGCGGTCAATTGAACAAGATCTGATGCAGAATTTGTCATATCGCGGCCTGACAATGGACTCGTATCTAAAGACGCAAGGCTTCAAGGATAAAGCCGACTGGCAGAAAAAAGAGGCTCGCCCGGCGGCCGAAAAACGGGTCAAGGCTGGCCTGGTCTTGGCTGAGCTATCGAAGGAGCTGGGCGTAGAGGTTAGCCGCGAGGAGCTCGATGCGCAAATTTCCACCTTCAAGCAGCAATACGGTAAGGACGCCAAGCTGGCCGCGCGGTTCGATGATCCAAACGTCCACCGTGACATCGCCAATCGGATGATCACCGACAAGACGATCGACAAGCTGGTTGAGCTGAATAGTAAATAG
- a CDS encoding histidine--tRNA ligase: MSNLSTQSYKGARDYFPEDKRLQNYIFKVWHATAQSFGYEEYGAPLLEPLDIYTAKSGQELAGEQTYLFTDRGGRQVAIRPEMTPSISRIVAGRRQELAMPARLYSIANFMRYERPQRGREREFWQLNADLFGAEGPWADAEIIEFGYRSIMNFGAREDMFTVRVNNRQLINQLMSGFLGLDVIGAQMMTRLLDRKNKISPEAFREQAIEIFGSEEAKAGLPKLAQLISMRSVDDLPEELADSPSVQQLRQVMTLLCQKGIGNAMFDVTLMRGLDYYTGTVFEFFDNSPENNRALFGGGRYDGLVGLFGVEPVATVGVGLGATTMQQFLEVHELLPKLTTHTDVYIIAVDPALLEGADALARSLRSEGVRAELDFSGRKLDRQLKTALKKNIPFVAFIGEEEVASGVYTIKNLIESTEQKVSLERMISVVKDRRYDGDDDAAFEI; this comes from the coding sequence ATGAGCAATTTATCGACCCAGAGTTATAAGGGCGCGCGCGATTATTTCCCGGAGGACAAGCGCCTGCAGAATTATATTTTCAAGGTGTGGCACGCCACGGCGCAGAGTTTTGGGTATGAGGAGTACGGTGCACCCTTGCTCGAGCCGCTGGATATTTACACCGCCAAGTCGGGGCAGGAATTAGCGGGCGAGCAGACGTATCTATTTACCGATCGTGGTGGTCGTCAGGTGGCAATTCGCCCAGAGATGACGCCGTCGATTTCCCGCATAGTGGCCGGTCGGCGCCAGGAACTGGCCATGCCGGCCCGGCTCTATTCTATCGCTAATTTCATGCGCTACGAACGGCCGCAGCGCGGACGGGAGCGCGAGTTTTGGCAGCTGAACGCCGACCTGTTTGGTGCGGAAGGGCCGTGGGCGGACGCGGAGATCATCGAGTTTGGCTACCGCAGCATCATGAACTTTGGTGCGCGCGAAGACATGTTTACGGTGCGGGTGAATAATCGCCAGCTGATCAATCAGTTGATGAGCGGGTTTCTCGGTCTCGATGTGATCGGCGCCCAGATGATGACGCGGCTACTTGATCGAAAGAATAAGATTTCGCCGGAAGCTTTCCGCGAGCAAGCCATCGAGATTTTTGGCTCAGAAGAGGCCAAGGCGGGCCTGCCAAAGTTGGCGCAGCTAATTAGTATGCGCAGCGTCGACGATCTGCCGGAGGAGCTAGCCGATAGTCCGAGTGTCCAGCAGCTTCGCCAGGTGATGACCTTGCTGTGTCAGAAGGGCATCGGCAATGCGATGTTCGACGTGACGCTGATGCGCGGGCTGGATTATTATACTGGCACGGTGTTTGAGTTTTTCGACAATTCGCCGGAAAATAATCGAGCGCTGTTTGGCGGCGGGCGTTATGATGGGCTGGTTGGGCTGTTCGGTGTCGAGCCGGTCGCCACGGTCGGCGTGGGGCTCGGTGCGACGACCATGCAGCAGTTTCTCGAGGTGCACGAGTTGCTGCCAAAATTAACGACGCACACTGATGTGTATATCATCGCGGTGGATCCGGCGCTACTGGAGGGGGCTGATGCGTTGGCGCGATCACTGCGCAGTGAGGGAGTGCGGGCCGAGTTAGATTTCAGCGGGCGTAAGCTAGACAGGCAGCTGAAAACCGCACTGAAAAAGAATATTCCATTCGTAGCGTTTATTGGTGAGGAAGAAGTCGCTTCGGGCGTTTATACGATCAAGAATCTCATCGAGTCAACCGAGCAAAAAGTCAGCCTCGAGCGCATGATCAGTGTAGTTAAGGATCGGCGCTACGACGGTGATGACGACGCGGCGTTTGAGATTTAG
- a CDS encoding DUF1905 domain-containing protein, whose amino-acid sequence MAKPYVFTAEVCLFPQAGGWHYVAVPQEFTDELKPLAVRGLVAVKATVGSSSWHTSLLPMGDGSQFLALPAKVRQKEQITIGDVIEVSFVVR is encoded by the coding sequence ATGGCAAAACCATATGTATTTACAGCCGAAGTGTGCTTGTTTCCACAAGCTGGTGGCTGGCATTATGTTGCTGTGCCTCAAGAATTCACTGACGAACTCAAGCCACTCGCAGTGAGGGGTTTAGTGGCGGTGAAGGCGACGGTTGGCAGCTCATCATGGCATACCTCGCTACTGCCAATGGGTGACGGCTCGCAGTTTCTGGCGCTACCCGCGAAAGTCCGCCAGAAAGAGCAGATCACCATCGGCGATGTGATCGAGGTGTCGTTTGTTGTGAGATAA
- a CDS encoding ATP-dependent Clp protease proteolytic subunit: MQKTTSYLIPTVIEKSADGERAFDIYSRLLNERIIFLGEEVNEHTANSVVAQLLYLAYVDPEADISLYINSPGGSVYDGMAIYDTMNFIKPDVATYGIGLQASMGAFLLSSGAKGKRFCLPHAKVMIHQPSSGTRGKVTDMEIDLKETLEVKEMLAKIMAKNTGQKLSKVKADMERDYWMSPDEAVQYGLVDKVLSKLS, translated from the coding sequence ATGCAGAAAACAACATCGTATCTCATCCCCACCGTTATCGAAAAGTCAGCCGACGGCGAGCGGGCGTTTGATATTTATTCGCGGTTGCTCAATGAGCGGATTATTTTCCTCGGCGAGGAGGTTAACGAGCATACTGCCAACAGCGTGGTGGCGCAGCTACTGTACCTGGCGTACGTTGATCCAGAGGCGGACATCTCGCTCTATATCAATAGCCCGGGTGGCAGCGTGTATGATGGCATGGCGATTTACGACACCATGAATTTTATCAAGCCGGACGTGGCGACGTATGGTATTGGCCTGCAGGCCAGTATGGGTGCATTTTTGCTTAGTTCTGGCGCCAAAGGCAAGCGGTTTTGCCTGCCGCACGCCAAGGTGATGATTCACCAGCCGTCTTCTGGCACGCGCGGCAAGGTAACCGACATGGAAATTGACCTGAAGGAAACGCTGGAAGTGAAGGAGATGCTGGCGAAAATCATGGCCAAAAACACCGGCCAGAAGCTCTCCAAAGTCAAGGCTGACATGGAGCGCGACTACTGGATGAGCCCAGACGAGGCCGTGCAGTACGGGCTGGTGGATAAGGTATTGAGCAAGTTATCGTAG
- a CDS encoding glyoxalase, translating to MKAMYPITITAKLNECKEFYVGIFGFSVVFEADWYIQLLHQPSGVELAFMKPGLDNQPAQLHAEFDGKGIIYSFEVDDAESEYERVQKTSAEIYHPLTTEEWGQTHFMVTDPAGVTVDIVEQAK from the coding sequence ATGAAAGCAATGTATCCAATTACCATCACGGCCAAATTGAATGAATGTAAGGAATTCTATGTAGGCATATTTGGCTTTAGCGTGGTGTTTGAGGCAGACTGGTATATACAGCTTTTGCACCAACCGAGCGGTGTAGAATTAGCTTTTATGAAGCCAGGACTCGACAATCAGCCTGCTCAACTACATGCTGAGTTTGACGGTAAGGGTATTATTTATAGCTTTGAAGTCGATGATGCAGAGAGTGAATACGAGCGTGTGCAAAAAACCTCGGCTGAGATATACCATCCGCTGACCACCGAAGAATGGGGACAGACTCATTTTATGGTGACTGACCCTGCTGGTGTGACAGTTGACATAGTGGAGCAGGCAAAATAG